TTTCAAtgaaaatggtgtgcaattcaATTACAACTTCATTGATGAAGAGAATATTTCCAAATGAAATTATAAAGTGAAGTTTGCTACTTTCTTAGCATCTGTCCATTGTGGTCCTTTAggtataacaaaaatattttacatgaaaaatatttttttaataatgaaaaacattatgtaaatcatttatttgattagtatttaattaattgaaccCAAAGTTGATGGAATGTGGTTCCTCTTTTTCTTATATGTGAGTTGTGAGTGCTAAGAATAATTTTGTAAGGTTCATATTGTAaggatttaaataattttggtataaaaatgataatttagataacaaaaaagaaatgtaTCATAAATGACACAATAATGTCTTAATATAGTTTGATCAATCAATTTAGAGAAGATGAATATTTTACTATATGTAAAAGAGAGTTCAAAAGATCGAAATAAATAATCgcataaaactcactcaaaatattcaaatatgctTTTATAAATCATGATTAAAGGAATACTGAgagattttatttataatttatatccaattatatctaaatcaaattaaatgtaaGTTTTCAAATTCATTCTTATAGATGATTGGAAGaatgtaatgaaaagttttactCATCTCCTCTAGAACAATATTATattcctaattattttttaaaatcacattatagttgtttttttattttctctagaATTGCTTTTAACATTCTAGAAAAAGAGatcaatctttttttaaaaaaaaaaagttgtgatGATTTACTTTGAACCTATTATATAgtaaattcattttctttattaaaaggGAACCTAAAGTTGCATTAAGTAACATATGATCTCATTTTAATTCCTTTTGACATCTTGTGGACTTTAAAATAAGTCAACTCGTAAATGAGCGAGAAGATCTTGATCGAAAATTCCATTATTCTGaatagtaaaagaaaatgaaaatcaattaaatcgtGTGCTAATGAGTACATGTATTACTTGCATTTATTTATCCTATCACATTTTAAATGGAAAAGTTGCATTTCTCATTTTTGTTTGTACAACAATATTGTATAAAAAAGGTCCAACAACTTCTATATTTATGAGGTTTGAGGGGCTGGGAAGGAATGAGGAATCATAATTTTTTctcgtttcaatttatttgtcttaattttctttattaatcgatttaaaaaagtgtttttttggggggggggtaattcgttaatctcaaattttcatgtagcatctttaagatcacaaaatatattaaagaatattttgataGATTTGACATATCTTTAGTTTTAGACTATAGTATTTAAAAGTGTTTTTTGCTTTCTTAAATTACATGTCTAAATAAAACCAAACAAACGAATTGAAGCAGATGAAGTATGAGTAATGCATTTAGACGAATTCAGTAATTTTGACTCAGACTTTGTTTTTGTGTTAAAAATATGCTAAATATGTaacaatattaaattttgaacccAATAATGCAAATGATTAGTAAGGTTAGTGGTACGTTGAACTAGGGTTGCATATCAGCAGTTCAGTCCCATTTTGATATTTATCGATTTAACTTAATGATTATCAATTTGTAGATCATATGTTAAGCTACTACAGAATCATTAAGATATTAGCTTATCTTTTATTGATTTATCGGTGGTTATTGATTGTTATCAGTTCGATTATTGATTTAAACGGTAAGATTTGACacataaaaaaatcactttacAGAAATGTGACAAACCAAATGAACCATACATATGATCAGCTGACAGATTGCAAAGTGCTCAAAAGCAAACACTAACATATTGTAAAATAACCCaataatcaaaaataataagaaactaAACCCTAATTATGTTGATATACCGaatggtataaatataatttattaatttactatCGAGTATCAGTTAACCATTAAGAAAAAACCTCTAACAACCAATAACTCgataataaaaaagttaaaacgaTTATCAAAATCGCTAAATCAATAATCCATTATCATTATAAATCAATAACTTATTGTTGATTCGAGTTATCAGTTTGATTCGATTTTGAACCGCCTGAGCTCATAAAGTTCAAATTCTAAATTCACGGTATGACTATAGGATGTTGGATTTGGAAAAAGACATTATAAGAACACAAAACTCAGAATAAATACACTTGCTCAAACCAAGCAAATGTGTAACATTAGTGCTTTAGTCAGCTTCTTGAATGTGAAGTTTACAATAATGTGCTGTGTTCTCTCAATCAAAATGTGATAAAAGATATGAAGTCTTATTCTACATGGAAAGTGTCATTCCATCAAACTCTGCTTAAATTTGTTGCACACTTAGGTTTAATTTTCTTACATGAACATAGCTTTATGTTTCTCAATTTTCATCTTTAGTCCATCTTTATCTGCTCCCACAATCTTGTCAACAACCTTCCCTTTCCTTATCAACACGAACGTTGGCATCGATTGAACCCCATATTCCTGAGCTACATCCTATATACAATTCAACGAAAATTATTTGAGACGTTAGATGAGTATGATATTTGATTTCTAATATGGTTGATCACTCAACTAATAGTTATCATCTCAGAAAGTCACATCCTGTATACAATTCAATGAAGATTTGAGACGTTAGACAAGTATGATATTGATTTCTAATATGATCGATCACTCTACTAATAGTTATTATCTCAGAAAGTACGACAAAAAAAGTGATTTTCTGAGATAATAACACTTAATTGAGTGATAATATGAGAAATCAACTCGAGGagtatatagaaaatatagaaGGGATGTGATGGTAAGAAATTTCATACATCCAATTCATCAACATCAATCTTGACAAACTCAACATCTGTATATTTAGTAGCAAAATCATTGAGAACTGGTTCCATATATTTGCAAGGACCACACCATGTAGCTGTGAAGTCAATAACAACCTAGTAACACCATAGAAAAAATATCCAATGATTAGAGTACCCTCTAATATATAATGAGTATAACTTTTATATActagtttaaaatatttgtttacattataagataattacatatttagatGTAAAATAAGACAAGTTACTTGCTACAACAGGTAAAGGTGGTAAAACATTCTTATATTGACGATATAGATAACTTAAACACTAAGTTAAAAACCATAGACAATATCATTAGAGAATTAGTTGTTGTGCAAAATGGTTACCAATTTGTTTGTATCttttaaagaatcaaaatggaGCTTCCATTTTGTTGAAGAGTGGAAAGCAATGACTTGAGATCTCTTGAATTGTGGTGTGGTTGGCATATTATGAGCTTCATGCAAAGTAGTTGAGTAGTTAGcacccattttttttttctttggagtAAAAGATCTTTTGCTCTTCAACTTATGGTTTTGATAGATTTTCTTTGGCTTTGATGTTGGAATTTAGAGATTTGTTTGGACCCCTTTTTATATTGGTAATTGCTCATGTTCTTAATTGTTTtgctttttcatattttaaaattaaaaacaatagaaTATGTTTCTCAATTGTATATGTAGAccattattattatacaaacaAAGATTTGATGCTATTTTGCTTTGGCTTTTGGTAGGCATGGTTTGGTCCAATAATTCTAATGCATGTTAATTTTTGACATCATCAAAGTAGTTTGGATCATTGGTTGgaatattttgttcatttaaagaaaaaattgagtTGACCACAATCAACATTTAGTCTAGATGATTTCGAATTGGTGATTTGATGATTTCAATAGGTTCGAAATGTTGAAAAAATCATTCAAACACAAGCTAAGAAATATTGAGAGgacctaaataaataaaagaatgtatTTTCCCGATTTAAACTTTTAGATAAAAAGCGATTCATACCattcaacatataatatatattttcattattagaagTTCAGATTTTAGACTCACAATATTTTCATGCATGAGAAAAGATTAATAGTATATGATAAATGAATGAATGCAATGTGGTAATTTTAAAGTTGTCTTGTTAGAATATGTAATTGTACTTGTGCACAAAACACAAAAGCATCTAGAAGTCATTCATATGAGAGAATTTTGCAAtgaaaatggtgtgtaataaaGTGTCAAAAGAGCAAATTTTGGTGAAGAGAATGGAATTGaataaagtgaaaaatattcttacaaatgaaaaatgtttatgtaaataattttttaattagtaattaattGAACTTAAAGTTGATGGAATGTGGTTTCTCTTTTTCCTCTATTTGACTTGTGGGTGCTAAGGAATAACCCCTTCATCTATGTTGTTTAAAGTTCATCCAAATTAATGGTTTACTTAGTAAGGATAGAGATAATCAGGTGTCATCCGGAAGCTAGTGCAAtcgtcaaaagaaaaaaaatatagacaCAATACTTTAATATGATTTGGTCAATCGACATATATCAATAAGAGGAAATGAGAAATCTACTATATAAAAAAGAgtacaaaatatcaaaagaaataaccTTACAAAATTCACTGGAAATAAAAAGAGGTTCACGCAAACGGCAATTCACTGGGAATAATAAGAGGTTCACACAAATGGCAGTGTACACTAGTGTCTCGCAAATTCTCTTCCAAAATAAAACTTTCAAAATCTGTATAACTACATTGTGAATACTACCAAGTGTTTAGgtgaattcaataattttaattcaatCCTTGAACTACTTGCACATGGAAAAAGAAAATCCAAGCCAATAATGCAAATGGTTATAAGTACACAAGACATAAAATTAGTACACTTTGGTCAAATTAAACAAAAGTAAATGTGAAACATTAGTGCTTTAATCAGCCTTCTTTAATGAGGTTTACAATAATAAGTGAGCAAGAACTATAGATGAGTTATATAATAAGCTAAGTTATTTCAATCAAATGTGATGAAGCAAACTTTGCTCAAACATTTGTTGCACACTTAggtttaattttcttatatgaaCATAGCTTTATGTTTCTCAATTTTCATCTTTAGTCCATCTTTATCTGCTCCAACAACCTTGTCAACAACTTTCCCTTTCTTTATCAACACGAACGTTGGCATCGCTTGAACCCCATATTCCTGAGCTACGTCCTGTTAACGATTCAACCAAGATCGTGAAATTAGTATCAATCGAGACATCAAACGAGTATGATGTTGATTGCTGAGAAGGTCACTCAACTAACAGTTATGATCTCCCAGAATATGATCACCTTTCTTTCTTGATTCCCAATTTTTGTCAACAAAAAAGGTGACCGTTTTGAGATAATAACAATTAGTTGAATGACCATATAAGAATTCAACTCGATGAGTATATAAAAAAGCAATGTGATGGTAAGTAATTCATACATCCAATTCATCAACATCAATCTTGACAAACTCAACATCTATATATTTAGCAGCAAAGTCATTAAGAATTGGTTCCATGTATTTGCAAGGACCACACCATGTGGCTGTGAAGTCAATAACAACCTAGTAACAATAGAGCAAAAAAATCCAATGATTAGAAGGCAGATTATCTATTACGATTTACGAGGGTGTTAGACTAAGTTTATAAGctaatcaaattgatttttaagtacttttttaatttatttacgtGTTTGGTAAACACCTTGTTATAAGTCAAAATCCTTAAGTAGATCATTCTCAACTTATGACTTTTCAGCTTATAATATAAGCATTTTTAGtttgatcaaatatttttatccttttatatttttaaggatactttaattttattgaaaattttaaaggatattttaataaaataacaacttcTCCACATATTTTACCAAACACACCTCATCAAAGTGTTTATTAACAGTTTCAACACTTTCATCTAGACACATAACTGATTATTAGTTTATCAGCTATTTACGATCAACtaggttaaaaataaaaagatatagtTTGAAATGGTTACcaatttgtttgtatttttcaaagaatcaaaatggagCTTCCATTTTGTTGAAGAGTGAAAAGCAATGACTTGAGACCTCTTGAATTGTGGTGTGATTGGCATATTATGAGCTTCATGCAATGTGACTGAGTAGTTAGcacccatttttttttcttttaaattttctttggcTTGATGTTGGAATTAAGAGTTTTGCTTAGCCCTTTTTATATTGGTTGTTTATGTACTAAAATGTTTTtgcttttttcaaaatttagaacAACTTAAACTAGTTATAGAATATGTTCATCATGTCGACCATTTCACTATACAAAGAGAGATTTGATGCTATTTTGCTTAGGTTTTGGTATTGGTGCTTTAGGCTAATATTTCATGTGTAGGGATATGAAGATATGACATATCGACCTAATTA
This DNA window, taken from Solanum lycopersicum chromosome 5, SLM_r2.1, encodes the following:
- the LOC101253283 gene encoding thioredoxin H2; translation: MGANYSTTLHEAHNMPTTPQFKRSQVIAFHSSTKWKLHFDSLKDTNKLVVIDFTATWCGPCKYMEPVLNDFATKYTDVEFVKIDVDELDDVAQEYGVQSMPTFVLIRKGKVVDKIVGADKDGLKMKIEKHKAMFM
- the LOC112940024 gene encoding thioredoxin H4, which produces MGANYSVTLHEAHNMPITPQFKRSQVIAFHSSTKWKLHFDSLKNTNKLVVIDFTATWCGPCKYMEPILNDFAAKYIDVEFVKIDVDELDDVAQEYGVQAMPTFVLIKKGKVVDKVVGADKDGLKMKIEKHKAMFI